In Mya arenaria isolate MELC-2E11 chromosome 1, ASM2691426v1, the genomic stretch tcttgaatccTTATTTTGTGTTTGGTAAGTTTCCGCCAATTTTCTACTTTGAGTTCAGTTAATAATTTGGAAGTAATCAGTTGTTATCGTTACCAATAGGGaacaagaataaaactacaattaaggtattgtcaaaaaccgattgtactatcaaTAATcagttacttgagtggaactgAATATCGATAGTCAAACTTGACCGATTCCAAACACTTCTACTACGCAAACATTTTTAGAGATTAAAGTTTTCCAAAatcataatgtttgttataaatgtgtcaGAGCTTCCATTAAAgaaagtttggaagtatattactcctttgaaatgggttaaaactttcaaaattaattcctttgaagtacaaaaacttccataaattttaagtaaacttccaaagttgaaaacttggaagttcaaaatatcgaaacctggtgtcaatattacttttaaggTCACAGTTTCAATCAGTCTTTAAGAAAgatgaattattataatataagacTATGAATTTGGCAAATTAAAGTTGCaaatttcttgatttttaacgtactagttgaaaaatagtggaaaaagatattgttttcAGGAGACTTaataaacttccacatttcagtgaaaaacttccaaatttGATGGACAGGAaattcatacttccagtttcaaattcttaatggaaggccagatatgtgtttataaattaatCATTAATAATGTAACAATACCTGTACTGATTAATTGATAGGTTGAATGACAGCCAGCATCTTGTTAATTCCTTGCCAGTCAAATATGCTGCCTggttaaaaatcttatttttgtataaagcAGGAcgtgttgacattttttaagtcaagcataagttttttttatgtctttggcctaataaaaaatatgccTTTTCGGGTAAcacgaccctacctataaaaatgcgccgactctaactatttttttccttttctgagcaaaaaaatattcattagctaatagagagttacgaagggcagataaatgcagattttaatcagaattattgtttatatgataaaacaaagtcaggcaatgacagtaatgtgggaaagactgccatgtgcaagaaaacactgaacttacgacagattttgaaaaaaaaaaaaaaaatccctacctaccctacctagaaattttgggaaggttaccctaaacaaacatttttttttttggccttattgGCCTTAAGATGTTCCATGGTTTACTTTTGATTACTGGAActacttattttataatttcattctCAACtgtcaagatatttaaaatcataGCCATCCTTAACActggtaaatattattttaagagcagctatataacaatatttatatgttgcTATGCCAAAGGTCCCTTAAACTAATAACAAGAACAACCTAAAAATATAACTCTAAAAAACAACAGGTATTTCCAACAATCGACACTTACCATCGTTGCCTCCACTGTAATGGGACGAGCCCCTTCTCTCTGGGGGTGGGGGTGCCATCCCTGTGTTGCTCGCATAGGTGGAGGTGGAGGACCACTTCTTCCTGACCGCCCGATGGTTCCTCCATTGTTTACTGGTGTTGTTCTGTTTGGTGGGGGTGGGGGACCCGGTCTGCCAGCCGGGGGAGCAGTAGGaggagggggtgggggggcattctgttgttttttaatcgaAGGCGGTCGAGTCAtgggtgggggaggggggtgATTTACTGGTGCTGAACGGCCAAAATGCCCTGGAAGAGCTGGTGGGGTGGGAGAGGCTGGAGGTTTATTTGTATTTGGAGGAGGGGGTGGGGGAGCGCTTTTATTATTACTAAGTGTAGGTTGTAAGGAAGGTTTGTTATTAACAGGTGGAGGGGGTGGGGGGAAAGACCCACTGTTTCCATGATTATTCATCCCCGGTGATGGTGGTGGGGGTAGTGGACGCCCTGATATGCTTGGTGGGCGTGCATTCGGAGGTGGCGGTCTGTGCGAACTCTGAGCACCATTTGTAACTGACGCAGCCCCAAAAGGGGGTCCTGACGGGGGACCTCGACTCGGGGGCGGAGGGGGCTGTGGTTTAGGAACACCTGACGCACCAGATACACGAGTCCGTGAATTCGAATTCACATTTTCACTACTGGTATTTAGTCTTCCTATGGAGCTGGCAACTGAACCACTAATCCTTGACAAGTCTGTTTCACTGTGAGCATGTGAGGGTTTGTTCTGTAACGGGGGTGGGGGCGGTGCCCCTCCCCTTGTCGGTCCATTTGACAGTCCGTTTGATAGATTGCTATTGCTCTGTGGTACTGTTCGCTGTGTGTTGCTACCCGGGGGTCTCAAAGGGGCTGAACCGGGGGCTGTAATAAACAACAGTCAATTTAGataatttgacataatttaGAATTGTTTTGGTATTTCCTATAATTACAAATCACGAGGTAAATGCCAAAACGTAGTAAGTGACATTAAAATTAGATGGCTTCAGTACCATCTGGCCGTAAGCCCACGAAATATGCTTGTAAGAAGCAATAACCAGaccatttctttaaatttaaatatagaatACCATTGGAAGCAGCTCATTAGGCCTTTTACATaacatgtgattttttttaagttacttaataaataaaaaaagttatggcATTTTAAAGTCGTCAATTCTGGGggcttttataaaaaaaattggcacTTAAAAACCAATTCTATACAACGATTCACGGAAGttgtttttcaagaattttcaccatttttttaataacaaaagttGAAGCAGAACTCATTCTTATTCATTtcttaagaaaacaaaaaagaatacattctttacataatatatttagaATGATCAAAAAGGTAGCTCAACTGgcgaaaacaatattataaatcaacttaatacataaaaaataaaatgtattagcatattactttaataacattaaaacaaaatatagttttatcagtataatacaatgtaattgaTGCCAAAATTGTTCTTCATTGCCAACAAGAATCCTGGACAATGCCTGATAGAATAAGGCTCAATCAAAATGAACTCTTGCATCCaaaatgtatgttaattttcAGAATGTAAGTTAAACTACCATCTATTATTATTCTTCAATAGAAAAGGcttttgacatttgtttcagGTCTCAAAATAAGAGATTGTAAAAACCTTCAATGTACAATCACATCAAAGACTTTGTGTTAAAGTATATCAACAAGAAAcatgttaaatcatttattatataaaagtatatccATATCATGCAATATGGCCCTACCCCTTGATGCTCCTCCGGCAGTCCGGCCCCCTCTATTTGGCAGTCTGGGAACTCCGCCTGCAAACAGTCCACCTAATCCACCCATTCCTGGGGGAGCTGCAGGTGTTGCTGAAATAgacatgttttgttatacatattgTTAAAGAGATGTTGTCACTTTTAGGAACTCTGTTCGCAAAATGCTCTTTGAGCCTACAGGAGCTGTGGGACTGGCTGTTAcgtttaatgtattgttaatcACAGCCTTTCAccttgaagtacatgtacatactggCAACCTATAAATCACGAGTGTTCTCAAAAAGTTATCTTAGCTTACAGGGGTTGCTGAAATAGATGTACAGTCAATGTAAGTGATGTTTAAAGGCATTCAGCTGCTTTGTTCAAAACGTCAGATTACAATACCTAAGACAGTCCTTTTTATAGAATGTAGATAGCCACTTTTCGATAACTAAGAAAGTCACTTATCAATGCATTAGACAATTCCCTTTTCTAGACAGTCACTTATCAATATCTAAGAAAGTCTCTATTCTACACagtaactttttaatttttaagacagtcacttttcaatttcaaagaaagTCACTTTTCTAGACAGCACTTTTCAATATCTAAGAAAGTCACTTTTCTAGACAGTCACTTTTCAATATCTATGAATGTCACTTTTCCACACATTCACTTTTTAATATCTATGAAAGTCACTTTACAGACAGTCACTTTTCAATATCTATGAAAGTCACTTTACAGACAGTCACTTTTCAACATCTAACAAATAACAGATGTACATCGTGGGGactaaattggaaaaaaacataattttttaatttcatcatgGATGACATGCAGACAACTTGCACTTTTTAAGACACTGAAAAACATGTCGAGTGTATAAAATAATCAGAAGAACGGATAATATCGACACCAGATTTGTTCATGCACTTTTGTTACACACTGGAGTGAAGCAACTGAAAATGATGGCTTTTGTTAAAAAGTGATCTTGTTGATGTAGATCTGTGTGTACTGATACTCATGGACAATTGTGCTGATTTTGAGtgaaatacttttgtttttgcctaaattatttaattaaattaaagttgTGTTATTTgctatacatttgtatgtactTTGCATTGCAATTGAGATGTTGAATAAATTTATGTACATCTATGAACATGTACCCATTGCATTCTTTGAATAGTTCTGGcataaagttattttaactacatttgtgtttaaatgtcaAGGTCGAACATTATTATAAACAGCAATAGATGATTAggaaacaacaatataattgaAGTGCCAGCCATTTGTCACTTAAAAGATTTATTACAGAtccatgtttaaaaaattatatatccatgtttaaaaaaacatttagcgGCAGAAATTTCAtgcctggattaagtggccacctgtcttaaagatgcactcttactcccaaataagatttaccacagttaatacaattgttttaatataccataaAGGATGAAAAAGcgttgaaaacaatgattcttacaAAGTATACGGagcttaatttgaaagaaaggtgcagaaaacacagtatttctacctaagGCGACAACAGTAGGTCACACtgaatcttttagcactcaccaatcatttaaaattctTGCGTTTTTAGGTTTTAAATACACGActacaatcttattatcagtcataaaaaaaattgatcaATGAATTGTTAAGTTAAGTTGATGAAGgtttcactcaaaatttatgtttgttatacacctgtttgtattgattttgaataagtgtgtcactAAGTTAACAATGCAGCCACTTTGACCTTTTTCCAAAGGTGGccatttatgcaccagtcaattttaaccaccGCACCCCCAGGTCTGGgaaatagtggggactttgactttcggttcagccaaccccggtcaaatccccgccctgcggagacaaactactggtaaaatccctgccaaaagCCCCCGAACCCCAGGGGCATCCTAgattaggcccattccccgctattttcgacgcgaaaacaaaaccatcgCAGACACTCGGCACTGGGGAAGGTAAAagcacggcccatttcccccgctgtCCACTGAGAATCCGAAACTGAAATATGAATTTCCTTGACATCAATTTTGAATAGATTGAAGTGAGGAAGTTAAAGTATATTCAATCATGGAAAAACATTTTCACTATTGTCCAACTGTGTAAAATATCAGATAATTTAATTGCAGCTATGAATTGATAACTACTCAAAACAAGagaagagcctggctggttatagaactttgccaagaatatataccaacaaacatttatagtagcaagtttggtgaaattcggataaaaactgttcaagtttgagagtagacaaagctaaaatggccaattttgataaattcagggggccataactctggagtgcctaaagcgattaggctggttatcgaacttgacctagatatttcaccaacaaacactttcatgaagtttggtggaaattggatgagaaatgttcaagttagagagcggacaaagctaaaatggacaattttgacaaattcagggggccataactctggagtgcctaaagcgatttggctggttattgaacttgaccgagatatttcaccaacaaacactttcatgacgtttggtggaaattggataagaaatgatcaagttagagagcggacaaagctaaaatggccaattttgacaaattcagggggccataactctggagtgcctaaagcgatttggctggttatcgaacttgacctagatatttcaccaacaaacactttcatgaagtttggtggaaattggatgagaaatgttcaagttagagagcggacaacattgtggagccgcccgcccgcccgccgcccgcccgcccgccatgggtgttcccataatacggccatcgtaagatgggcgtataaaaatccTTTTTCTTCAGGATTTATAAAATGAGGTCATACCAGtaactttaaatttaatacTTGAGGTGTCGATATAATCAGCTGCCGAAACTTTGAAAGTAAGAAAAATATCTCAAAAATTATGGAAGTTATACAAACTTCTTCCATGGGTTAAATTAAGGAAGTTTTTGCCCATTTTTAAGAAGTAGTATACTTGCAGATATCTTGAGACTCTGACTCTAACACAGATATTGCAGAGGGACTTAGACATAAGACATTTTTGTGAGACGATATTGGGAGCGTATATTTACTTTTGGATGAGCTGCTGTCTGCAAGATAAACAGAATAAATCAACCAGCATtcataatatacatgtagaaacaATCAAAGTATCTAATATTTAGGACCAaccatatatcattttatatttgcactctcacaaattgggCATTCAGAATTTCCtcaaaaaaaatacacttactaAATTGGATTGTATAGACTAGTATAGGGGACATATATCGTATAACCATCATACAAACGTGTGTGTATACATGCATGTGTACGAGTGCCTGTATGTATACATCCACgcttgtgtttgtttgtttttatgcgTCCGATTGGGTGTGCAATTGTATTGTAAGTAAGTGTGTGTGagcattattgtttttgtgtacatgtttatcCTATCAAAATGCATTGTTGTATAGGCTGAGAACTTAAAACTGTGTGCTGATATATACTCTAATAGTAtatgaacaagagctgtcacagtatgtgacgaatgcccccgaatgtgacattgtcaaatacatatcgcaagttattttaaattgcctctgaacataaaaataccacccatactttacaacctacactgttatgtccttatagtCAGTATTCCATTGTGattaaacactaagtgtatctttcaccttagaggtatggacatgggtcttgtaagcaacacgtcatcttggtatgtcaagcacatgtggcaagttattttataatctgtccatacaagagaaagttacagcccagacacg encodes the following:
- the LOC128229883 gene encoding WAS/WASL-interacting protein family member 1-like isoform X2; this encodes MPPPPPPPPPGAPPPPAAGPPPAKFGGGGKSGGKVERGALLGQIHKGAKLKKTVTNDRSGPTLSSKPSGGGGGGGPMGMPMPAPGGRGGKFQTVASRPTSSGHAPIPAFGRGSADDSTPAAPPGMGGLGGLFAGGVPRLPNRGGRTAGGASRAPGSAPLRPPGSNTQRTVPQSNSNLSNGLSNGPTRGGAPPPPPLQNKPSHAHSETDLSRISGSVASSIGRLNTSSENVNSNSRTRVSGASGVPKPQPPPPPSRGPPSGPPFGAASVTNGAQSSHRPPPPNARPPSISGRPLPPPPSPGMNNHGNSGSFPPPPPPVNNKPSLQPTLSNNKSAPPPPPPNTNKPPASPTPPALPGHFGRSAPVNHPPPPPMTRPPSIKKQQNAPPPPPPTAPPAGRPGPPPPPNRTTPVNNGGTIGRSGRSGPPPPPMRATQGWHPHPQREGARPITVEATMTLRTGSIFMLYMTFLRQNQWEGPTKPIQVKQPERHHQSGEPRPLPRLVACIE
- the LOC128229883 gene encoding WAS/WASL-interacting protein family member 1-like isoform X1; this translates as MPPPPPPPPPGAPPPPAAGPPPAKFGGGGKSGGKVERGALLGQIHKGAKLKKTVTNDRSGPTLSSKPSGGGGGGGPMGMPMPAPGGRGGKFQTVASRPTSSGHAPIPAFGRGSADDSTMPIEERPVSPTTPAAPPGMGGLGGLFAGGVPRLPNRGGRTAGGASRAPGSAPLRPPGSNTQRTVPQSNSNLSNGLSNGPTRGGAPPPPPLQNKPSHAHSETDLSRISGSVASSIGRLNTSSENVNSNSRTRVSGASGVPKPQPPPPPSRGPPSGPPFGAASVTNGAQSSHRPPPPNARPPSISGRPLPPPPSPGMNNHGNSGSFPPPPPPVNNKPSLQPTLSNNKSAPPPPPPNTNKPPASPTPPALPGHFGRSAPVNHPPPPPMTRPPSIKKQQNAPPPPPPTAPPAGRPGPPPPPNRTTPVNNGGTIGRSGRSGPPPPPMRATQGWHPHPQREGARPITVEATMTLRTGSIFMLYMTFLRQNQWEGPTKPIQVKQPERHHQSGEPRPLPRLVACIE